The sequence CACTGCTGCTGGGCCAGCGTGAACAAGTTGTTGGTGACCCAGTAGATGATCACACCGATCGGGAAGATCGCGCCGGAGATGAGCAGCGACGCCGGGATGCCGTAGAGCATCAACCGCTGGATCATCCGCTGCTGCGGGTCCTCGGCCCAGCCGGTCTTGAGGATCATCTGACGGCTGGTCAGATAGGTGGTGCCCATCATCAGCAGCACCAGAATGCCAGCCATGATCTTGACGGTGGTGCCGTCGGCACCCAGCGCGGCCAGTTCCTCGGGCGAGGAGCCGAACTTGCCGGCGATCGGCGCGGTGAACAGCTTCGCGACCGATACGCTGTCGAACTGGTCGACCGTCCAGCCGTAGAGCGTCTTCCCGCTTTCGTCCTTGTTCGGGTTGAGCCGGCGGAGCACGTGGAACAGGCCGAGGAAGACCGGAATCTGGAGGAACATCGGAAGGCAGCCCATGAGCGGGTTGGCCTTTTCCTTCCGGTATAGCTCCATCATCTCCTTCTGGAGCGTCTCCCGGTCACCCTTGTGCTTCTCCTGCAACGCCTTGACCTGCGGTTGCAGCGCCTGCATCGCCCGCTGTGACTTGATCTGCTTGACGAAGACCGGGAAGAGGATCACCCGGACGGTGACCACCAGGAAGATGATGGCGAGGATCCAGGCCCAGTTGGTGCCGAGCACCGCGCCTTCCGGCACCCCGATGACATCCCATACCTGGTGCCAGCGCAGCAGGATCCACGAGATCGTGTAGTAGATAGGGTCGAGCAATTCTCAGACTCCAGTCACATCGGCGCGGCGGCGACAGTCCGGCTCCGGCACCGGATCGAATCCACCCGGGTGGAAGGGGTGGCAACGCATCAGCCGCCGGACCGTCAGGCCGGCTCCCCGAACCGGGCCGTGGCGGGTCACCGCCTCCAGGGCGTATGCGCTGCACGACGGGTAGAACCGACAGCGGGCCGGCAACGCCGGACTTATCCACCGACGGTACGCGATGATGGGCCCGGCCAGCACCCGGGCACCGGGGGAGATCGGTTGTGGCGTATCTGGTGCCGGACTCACCGGGACCGCCGCCCGCGGGGGGCGCGTGCAGCCGCGATCGCGGCGTCGAGATCGACACCGAGCCGTTGGTACGACCGGTGCGCCGCGGTGGGCAGGGCGCGGACGACGAGGGTGCTCCCGGCCGGCAGTCCGGGAAGGCGTTCCCGGACCAGGTGCCGCAGTCTCCGGCGGACAGCGTTGCGGACGACAGCGTTGCCAACCGCCTTGGAGACGACGAAACCGGCGCGGGCTGGTGCGGATGTCTGCTCCGCACCAGTGTCCCGCGCCGGTTTCGACGAAGAGACATCCGGCAGGGTGCCGGGCAAGGTCAGATGGACGACGACCACGCCGCGCCCGACGCGTCGGCCACCACGGACCGCCGCGGCGAAATCAGTGCTGCGCCGCAGACGCTGCGCGGCGGTCAGCACGACTCTCCACGCCCTGCCGCGGACCTGGCGGCCTCAGGCCGCCAGGCGAGCGCGCCCCTTGGCGCGACGGGTCGAGATGATGGCGCGGCCGGCGCGGGTGCGCATGCGCAGCCGGAAGCCGTGGGTCTTCGCGCGCCGGCGGTTGTTCGGCTGGAAGGTGCGCTTGCTCACGTCAGGCTCTCCGTTGTCCTACCCCTGGGCGAGGGATCGCCGGGGTCGCGTCTGGTCCGAGGTCGTCCCAGT comes from Salinispora tropica CNB-440 and encodes:
- the yidC gene encoding membrane protein insertase YidC; amino-acid sequence: MLDPIYYTISWILLRWHQVWDVIGVPEGAVLGTNWAWILAIIFLVVTVRVILFPVFVKQIKSQRAMQALQPQVKALQEKHKGDRETLQKEMMELYRKEKANPLMGCLPMFLQIPVFLGLFHVLRRLNPNKDESGKTLYGWTVDQFDSVSVAKLFTAPIAGKFGSSPEELAALGADGTTVKIMAGILVLLMMGTTYLTSRQMILKTGWAEDPQQRMIQRLMLYGIPASLLISGAIFPIGVIIYWVTNNLFTLAQQQWVLRKFPPPPSAKSGTTGTRGAVQPAKSSGGLFGRGKSAPPTATQPAATKVAAPKPGAKPTSPKKGQPAAGQKGQPANQPAGPKKGQPDGQKGQPAGQKKGQPANQKGRPAKRQG
- the yidD gene encoding membrane protein insertion efficiency factor YidD — translated: MSPAPDTPQPISPGARVLAGPIIAYRRWISPALPARCRFYPSCSAYALEAVTRHGPVRGAGLTVRRLMRCHPFHPGGFDPVPEPDCRRRADVTGV
- the rnpA gene encoding ribonuclease P protein component, yielding MLTAAQRLRRSTDFAAAVRGGRRVGRGVVVVHLTLPGTLPDVSSSKPARDTGAEQTSAPARAGFVVSKAVGNAVVRNAVRRRLRHLVRERLPGLPAGSTLVVRALPTAAHRSYQRLGVDLDAAIAAARAPRGRRSR
- the rpmH gene encoding 50S ribosomal protein L34, whose amino-acid sequence is MSKRTFQPNNRRRAKTHGFRLRMRTRAGRAIISTRRAKGRARLAA